TGGGAGTACGTTGCAGTTGAAACCGCCGGGAGCCGCAAGGCAGGCGTCTAGACTGTGGCGCATGACTGGGGTGAAGTCGTAACAAGGTAACTGTACCGGAAGGTGCGGTTGGATCACCTCCTTTCTATAGGTCACGTCACGCACCAGCGATGCGAGTACGCCCCCACTTGAATTCAAGCGGGGGCGTCTTCTTTTTCTTTTGTGTCTAGGGCTGCTAGCTGCCAGAGTAATTGCTTCTGGTAGACCGAGGCCGTGGCATTTCCCTGACTACGGTTTTCCCTTCAGGACCCATTCTGTTCGGTTGGACGAGTAGGCCCTGCTCGCCTATGGCTTCCACCTGCTCTCTGGGGCCTGCATCCGTTCAGTCCGGATGAACAGTTATGAATAACTGTGAATCCCGACCGGACTCGTAGAGCTGCGCAGCAGAGGGAGAAGGGAAAGGAATGACGGATAAGAGTGGAGGTCCCGTAGCGAAGCGGACTTGCAAAACTCCGCAGAAGAAGGGCCGTAACGGACTATCCGGAATCCATATCAGACTCCAGCAAACAGCATATCGACAAGAAAACAAAGAACCCCGCATGAGCGAGGTTTTCTGTGGCGCACCCTAAAGGACTCGAACCTTTGACCGACCGCTTAGAAGGCGGTTGCTCTATCCAACTGAGCTAAGGGTGCATAACAAGGTGGCCCCCAGGAGGGGGGCCAGGCTGGAGCGGGATCACGGATTCGAACCGAGGCCAGAAGCTTGGAAGGCTGCTGTGCTACCACTACACCAATCCCGCGTGCTGGGCGCGAACGATGGCTGGTCGAGGCGACTGGATTCGAACCAGCGACCCCTTGGTCCCAAACCAAGTGCGCTACCGGCCTGCGCTACGCCTCGTACACGTCCGCGCGGGAAGCATGATAGCAGAGCCGGGCGCGGCTGTGTGCATCTGCTTCCTGCCTAAGCCGAGCCACAGGCGTATGCTGCCCCATTGTGAGTGCTGCGGTACGGATGAAGACATACCTGGACCTGGTGAAGTTCGAGCACACGGTGTTCGCCCTGCCGTTCGCCTACGCGGGGATGCTGCTGGCGAGCATGCAGGACCGCGGCACCGGCTGGCCCGGCTGGCACACCCTGCTGTGGGTGACCGTGGCGATGGCGGCGGCGCGCACGGCGGCGATGGGGGCCAACCGGGTCATTGATCGCTTCATCGATGCCCGCAATCCGCGCACCGCGGGCCGGGAAGTGCCCAGCGGAAAGGTCAGCCCGGCCCAGGCCTGGGCGCTGGTGGGGGGGAGTCTCGTTGTCATGGCCTTTGCGGCGGCGCAGCTCAACCCCCTGTGCCTGGTGCTGATGCCGCTGGCGGTGGTGTTCCTGATCGGCTATCCCTACACCAAACGCTTTACCTGGCTGTGCCACGCCTGGCTGGGCGTGACTGACGGCGCGGCGGCGGCGGGAGGCTGGATCGCTGTGACCGGCCACTTTGCCCCCCCGGCCTGGCTGCTGTGGGCGGTCGTGATTTTCTGGATGATCGGCCTGGACGTGATCTACGCCACGATGGATTACCGCTTCGACCTGGCCCACGGCATCAAGAGCATTCCCGCGCGCTTCGGGATTCCGCGCGCGCTGCAAATCGCGGCGGCCAGCCACGCCCTCACCTTCGGGCTGCTGCTGGCGGTGGGGGCAGCGACCGGGGCGAGCTTCTGGTATTACCTCGCGGCGCTGGCGATGGGCGGCATCCTGCTGTATGAGCACCGCATCGTGAACCCGGATGACCTCGCGCGGGTCAACGTGGCCTTTTTCGACGCGAACATGTGGCTGGCCCTGACCATGCTGGCGGGAGTCATGCTGGACGTGACGTGGCGCACCCTGACCTGAGGGCGTTGGTCCCCGCCGGGGCCGTGCAGGCCTTCCGCGAGGGCGAGGAACGCGAGGCCCTGACGCTGCTGCGCCGGGCGCGGGACGCCGAGGCCGTGGGCAGCGTGCCCTGGGCAGTGCTGGAGCGGCTTGCCGGCCTGGTTCTTATTCATATGCTGCGCGAGGTAGAGGGCACCTTTGCCCTGGAGCGCGCCGACGCTGTGCTTGACGAGGCGGGACAGCCCCGGCCCGGTTTGGCCTGGCTGGAGGATGAGGCGGCCGGGCCGGGCGAACGCTAGAATCACGCGGATGAGGCGGCCCTGATGCTGGAGAGTTCCGAGACGGAGTTCGCGTCGAGGTACGCGGCATTCGCGGCCCAGGGCCAGCTCTATCCCCAGCGGGAGGGCAGCCCCCTGCTGGAGTTCGCCGCGGGGGGGCGGGTGCTGTACCTGTTCGACCGCACCGGGCCGTACAGCGGTCGCCCGGGACCGGCCCGGGTCGT
This is a stretch of genomic DNA from Deinococcus carri. It encodes these proteins:
- the mqnP gene encoding menaquinone biosynthesis prenyltransferase MqnP, encoding MKTYLDLVKFEHTVFALPFAYAGMLLASMQDRGTGWPGWHTLLWVTVAMAAARTAAMGANRVIDRFIDARNPRTAGREVPSGKVSPAQAWALVGGSLVVMAFAAAQLNPLCLVLMPLAVVFLIGYPYTKRFTWLCHAWLGVTDGAAAAGGWIAVTGHFAPPAWLLWAVVIFWMIGLDVIYATMDYRFDLAHGIKSIPARFGIPRALQIAAASHALTFGLLLAVGAATGASFWYYLAALAMGGILLYEHRIVNPDDLARVNVAFFDANMWLALTMLAGVMLDVTWRTLT